A window of the Malaclemys terrapin pileata isolate rMalTer1 chromosome 6, rMalTer1.hap1, whole genome shotgun sequence genome harbors these coding sequences:
- the FAM166B gene encoding protein FAM166B isoform X2 — translation MAAACAPKLGRSLASPDPPHGPGYAGYCPRHKFSLGTPYGQLLSGPEVAGSSQLVLQPARWPCAGAPPVGQGEALLGTRPACWGAGAHPLGCCVIPGYTGFIPRAQNLFAKTYSEICKEARSDFARQQLRAAGKEQELQNAGRLPQGTKGKLLTAKYRTPVPAAAAPYVSPFAFQPQGSPYSMEDNNPHKCFISGYPLTTHRALVEFGQTRGSRPEAGKGNPVLPPLLKSYPTDMGLLPHYAGYVPGYKFQFGHTYGQLTHNALGLSTLEKQMGD, via the exons ATGGCCGCCGCCTGCGCCCCCAAGCTCGGCCGGAGCCTGGCGAGCCCGGACCCGCCCCACGGCCCCGG CTACGCCGGTTACTGCCCTCGGCACAAGTTCAGCCTGGGGACACCCTACGGACAGCTCCTGAGCGGCCCTGAGGTCGCTGGCTCCAGCCAGCTGGTGCTGCAGCCCGCCCGTTGGCCCTGCGCCGGTGCCCCGcccgtggggcagggagaggcgctGCTGGGGACGAGGCCGgcctgctggggggcaggagcccaCCCACTGGGATGCTGCGTGATCCCGGGCTACACAG GATTCATTCCCAGGGCCCAGAACCTCTTCGCCAAGACCTACTCCGAGATCTGCAAGGAGGCCAGGAGTGACTTCGCCAGGCAGCAGCTGAGAGCCGCAGGCaaggagcaggagctgcagaacgCGGGGCGGCTGCCCCAGGGCACCAAGGGCAAA ctcctcaCCGCCAAGTACAGGACTCCggtcccagcagcagctgccccgTACGTATCTCCCTTCGCCTTCCAACCACAGGGCTCCCCCTACTCCATGGAGGACAACAACCCCCACAAGTGCTTCATCTCGG GCTACCCGCTGACCACCCACCGCGCCCTGGTGGAGTTTGGCCAGACCAGAGGGAGCAGGCCTGAGGCCGGGAAAGGCAACCCGGTCCTTCCTCCACTGCTGAAGTCGTACCCGACGGACATGGGGCTGCTGCCCCACTACGCAGGCTACGTCCCAG GCTACAAGTTCCAGTTTGGCCACACCTACGGCCAGCTTACCCACAACGCCCTGGGGCTGAGCACCCTGGAGAAGCAGATGGGCGACTAG
- the FAM166B gene encoding protein FAM166B isoform X1 — MAAACAPKLGRSLASPDPPHGPGYAGYCPRHKFSLGTPYGQLLSGPEVAGSSQLVLQPARWPCAGAPPVGQGEALLGTRPACWGAGAHPLGCCVIPGYTGFIPRAQNLFAKTYSEICKEARSDFARQQLRAAGKEQELQNAGRLPQGTKGKLLTAKYRTPVPAAAAPYVSPFAFQPQGSPYSMEDNNPHKCFISGFTGFVPRARFLIGAGYPLTTHRALVEFGQTRGSRPEAGKGNPVLPPLLKSYPTDMGLLPHYAGYVPGYKFQFGHTYGQLTHNALGLSTLEKQMGD; from the exons ATGGCCGCCGCCTGCGCCCCCAAGCTCGGCCGGAGCCTGGCGAGCCCGGACCCGCCCCACGGCCCCGG CTACGCCGGTTACTGCCCTCGGCACAAGTTCAGCCTGGGGACACCCTACGGACAGCTCCTGAGCGGCCCTGAGGTCGCTGGCTCCAGCCAGCTGGTGCTGCAGCCCGCCCGTTGGCCCTGCGCCGGTGCCCCGcccgtggggcagggagaggcgctGCTGGGGACGAGGCCGgcctgctggggggcaggagcccaCCCACTGGGATGCTGCGTGATCCCGGGCTACACAG GATTCATTCCCAGGGCCCAGAACCTCTTCGCCAAGACCTACTCCGAGATCTGCAAGGAGGCCAGGAGTGACTTCGCCAGGCAGCAGCTGAGAGCCGCAGGCaaggagcaggagctgcagaacgCGGGGCGGCTGCCCCAGGGCACCAAGGGCAAA ctcctcaCCGCCAAGTACAGGACTCCggtcccagcagcagctgccccgTACGTATCTCCCTTCGCCTTCCAACCACAGGGCTCCCCCTACTCCATGGAGGACAACAACCCCCACAAGTGCTTCATCTCGG GCTTCACCGGCTTTGTGCCCCGCGCCCGCTTTCTGATTGGGGCAGGCTACCCGCTGACCACCCACCGCGCCCTGGTGGAGTTTGGCCAGACCAGAGGGAGCAGGCCTGAGGCCGGGAAAGGCAACCCGGTCCTTCCTCCACTGCTGAAGTCGTACCCGACGGACATGGGGCTGCTGCCCCACTACGCAGGCTACGTCCCAG GCTACAAGTTCCAGTTTGGCCACACCTACGGCCAGCTTACCCACAACGCCCTGGGGCTGAGCACCCTGGAGAAGCAGATGGGCGACTAG